The following proteins are encoded in a genomic region of Papaver somniferum cultivar HN1 unplaced genomic scaffold, ASM357369v1 unplaced-scaffold_10, whole genome shotgun sequence:
- the LOC113326169 gene encoding uncharacterized protein LOC113326169 — protein MSDSDHSLFTYFSNIEVLLLLLYVDDIILIGSSPSLLSRFVSTLSTSFAMKDLDDLHYFLGIEVTKYTSSNNLLLTQRKYTLELIEKTSMLECKPSSTPVSSGSRISIHAGEILQNPSEYRSIVETLQYLTLTRTYITFDINYVSQFLHAPTSENLLLVKIILRYLKSSLGSCITINAGDLTTISGYPDSDLAGCPDSRRSTSGYCVYVGSTLVSWQSKKHPTVSKSSTEAEYKALSCLASEFMCIATLLEELNIPVSLPHHLFRDNLGARALALNPVFHACSKHIELMHFCDSSASV, from the coding sequence ATGAGTGATTCCGATCACTCATTATTTACTTACTTCTCAAACATTGAAGTACTACTGCTTCTtctttatgtggatgatattattcTCATTGGTAGTTCTCCTTCTCTTCTGTCAAGGTTTGTGTCCACTCTCAGCACCTCCTTTgctatgaaggatcttgatgaTCTACACTATTTCTTGGGGATCGAGGTTACTAAATATACTAGCAGCAACAACCTACTATTAACTCAGCGGAAATACACCCTTGAACTTATAGAGAAGACATCCATGCTAGAGTGCAAGCCCTCATCAACTCCAGTTTCTAGTGGTTCTAGAATTTCTATCCATGCTGGTGAGATACTGCAAAATCCTTCTGAGTATAGAAGCATAGTTGAAACCTTACAGTACCTGACTCTTACACGAACATACATTACTTTTGATATAAACTATGTATCCCAGTTCCTTCATGCTCCAACTTCAGAAAATCTGCTTTTGGTTAAAATAATTTTGAGATACCTGAAGTCTTCTCTAGGCTCTTGTATAACCATTAATGCGGGAGATCTCACTACTATCTCTGGTTACCCTGACTCGGATTTGGCAGGCTGCCCTGACTCTAGACGATCAActtctggatattgtgtttatGTTGGTTCTACTCTTGTGTCCTGGCAGTCTAAGAAGCATCCTACTGTCTCCAAGTCTTCCACAGAAGCTGAGTACAAAGCACTGTCATGTCTTGCCTCTGAATTTATGTGTATTGCTACATTGCTTGAAGAACTCAACATACCAGTCTCTCTTCCTCATCACTTGTTCCGTGATAACTTGGGAGCTCGTGCCTTAGctttgaatccagtttttcacGCATGTTCGAAGCATATAGAACTGATGCATTTTTGTGACTCCTCTGCCTCAGTTTGA
- the LOC113326170 gene encoding uncharacterized protein LOC113326170 has product MASFHVRSISLPTNSHPLTLALEEQLCQLKASSSSSISQNLSGLQKFIIKDVLSQMRQSVQELQSSIRRRSNEVFEYMISRKKLTKVIRKCLADLKNNKKNKISLLSEVEATTLAIFESISSLVSAPKENKSLISKLTLTKQVAHIKQTFEVDIAVKALTKGIEVNNVQKTLGALEMTLQDLEDGLETVFRCLIKHRVSLLNIN; this is encoded by the exons ATGGCTTCTTTCCATGTGCGCTCCATCAGTTTACCTACAAACTCACATCCTCTCACTCTTGCACTGGAGGAACAATTGTGCCAGCTAAaagcatcttcatcttcatcaatcagCCAAAATTTATCTGGTCTACAAAAATT TATTATCAAGGATGTATTGTCTCAGATGAGACAGTCTGTTCAAGAACTACAATCATCCATTCGTAGACGATCAAATGAAGTTTTTGAATACATGATTTCAAGAAAGAAACTCACCAAAGTGATCCGCAAGTGCCTTGCAGATCTTaagaacaacaagaaaaacaaaattagctTGCTATCAGAAGTTGAAGCTACAACTTTAGCCATTTTTGAATCTATATCGTCTCTTGTTTCTGCTCCAAAAGAAAACAAGTCCTTGATCTCTAAATTGACGCTTACCAAGCAAGTTGCACACATCAAACAAACTTTCGAAGTTGACATTGCCGTAAAAGCCCTTACCAAGGGCATTGAAGTAAACAATGTACAAAAAACATTGGGAGCCCTTGAAATGACCCTTCAAGATCTTGAAGATGGACTAGAAACTGTCTTCAGATGTTTAATAAAACACAGAGTTTCACTTCTCAACATCAACTAG